Proteins encoded in a region of the Deefgea piscis genome:
- a CDS encoding histidine phosphatase family protein, whose product MAFRLTLIRHGVAQGAEQAIFGHSNPPLSTLGREQLAARWAELSAHPVDAIASSTLARAADFALDAAMSLGIALHLERGFDEMNLGSIDGKAKADWSAAEHAAWDAWQHDPAAHPLPGGETWDAFNLRVQTALNTWIASGEAEHRVLIAHQGTIKAILLSALGLPAARHSQFWLAPAGCITLWWDQDWPPMILGIQNHLPDAR is encoded by the coding sequence ATGGCTTTTCGCCTCACGCTGATCCGTCATGGCGTTGCCCAAGGAGCTGAGCAGGCTATTTTTGGCCACAGCAATCCTCCGCTTTCGACCTTAGGGCGCGAGCAATTAGCGGCGCGTTGGGCCGAGCTGTCCGCCCATCCGGTCGATGCGATTGCCAGCTCAACCTTGGCCCGCGCGGCTGATTTTGCCCTTGATGCCGCGATGTCACTCGGCATTGCGCTGCATTTAGAGCGCGGCTTTGATGAAATGAATCTGGGCAGCATCGACGGCAAAGCCAAAGCCGATTGGAGCGCTGCAGAACACGCCGCTTGGGATGCTTGGCAACACGATCCCGCCGCCCACCCTTTACCCGGTGGTGAGACGTGGGATGCGTTTAATCTGCGGGTGCAAACAGCACTCAATACTTGGATTGCCAGCGGCGAAGCCGAGCACCGGGTTTTGATTGCCCATCAAGGCACAATCAAAGCGATTTTGCTCAGCGCACTGGGTTTACCCGCCGCAAGGCATAGCCAATTTTGGCTAGCCCCGGCGGGCTGCATTACGCTGTGGTGGGATCAAGATTGGCCACCGATGATTTTAGGCATCCAAAATCATTTGCCGGACGCACGCTAA
- the cobT gene encoding nicotinate-nucleotide--dimethylbenzimidazole phosphoribosyltransferase encodes MKAIANDIALAAQARQSQLTKPLGSLGRLEDIAIWFAGRTAQSIPKRLQPAICIFAADHGVAIEGVSAFPAEVTAQMVVNFMHGGAAISVLARENQASLNVIDVGVKHDYPNPINSQGKLFRSPVCAGTANLRVTAAMTEAQCQKAWQIGAGSALHAIENGKNLLIGGEMGIANTTAAAALICALTDHAADEIVGLGTGIELAARQHKIQVVNDALARAKAAGAHSPLDWLREVGGLEIAALAGYYTAAAEAGIPILLDGFITTAAALVAVKAKPEVADWLLASHVSQEQGHRAALAALNLTPLLDLGLRLGEGSGAALALPLLQSALTLHREMATFTEAGVAAGAM; translated from the coding sequence ATGAAAGCCATCGCCAACGACATCGCCCTCGCTGCACAAGCCAGACAAAGCCAACTCACTAAACCACTCGGTAGCTTAGGTCGCTTAGAAGATATCGCCATCTGGTTTGCTGGCCGCACAGCACAAAGCATTCCTAAACGCCTCCAACCTGCAATTTGCATTTTTGCTGCCGATCATGGTGTGGCAATCGAAGGTGTTTCGGCTTTTCCTGCCGAAGTGACAGCACAAATGGTGGTCAATTTTATGCATGGTGGCGCTGCCATTAGCGTTTTGGCACGAGAAAACCAAGCCTCGCTGAATGTGATTGATGTGGGTGTCAAACATGACTACCCCAATCCGATCAATAGCCAAGGCAAGCTGTTTCGCAGCCCGGTGTGTGCTGGCACGGCCAATTTACGCGTCACGGCAGCGATGACTGAAGCGCAGTGCCAAAAAGCCTGGCAAATCGGCGCTGGCAGTGCCCTGCATGCGATTGAAAATGGCAAAAATTTATTAATCGGTGGCGAAATGGGCATTGCCAATACCACCGCCGCCGCCGCGTTGATTTGCGCACTCACCGATCACGCCGCTGATGAGATTGTCGGCCTTGGCACCGGCATTGAGCTTGCCGCACGCCAGCATAAAATCCAAGTCGTTAACGACGCATTGGCCCGCGCCAAAGCGGCAGGCGCCCATAGCCCACTCGATTGGCTGCGTGAAGTCGGTGGTTTAGAAATCGCCGCACTCGCTGGCTATTACACCGCCGCCGCTGAAGCCGGAATTCCGATTTTACTCGATGGTTTTATCACCACCGCCGCGGCTTTAGTCGCCGTCAAAGCCAAGCCCGAAGTCGCCGATTGGCTGTTGGCCAGCCATGTTTCGCAAGAGCAAGGCCACCGCGCCGCACTGGCGGCGCTGAACTTAACACCGCTACTCGATCTGGGTCTGCGTTTAGGCGAAGGCAGTGGCGCAGCCTTGGCCTTACCGCTATTACAATCAGCACTCACTTTACACCGCGAAATGGCCACCTTTACTGAGGCCGGTGTCGCCGCTGGAGCAATGTAA